From one Rattus norvegicus strain BN/NHsdMcwi chromosome 7, GRCr8, whole genome shotgun sequence genomic stretch:
- the Galr3 gene encoding galanin receptor type 3 isoform X1, with the protein MADIQNISLDSPGSVGAVAVPVIFALIFLLGMVGNGLVLAVLLQPGPSAWQEPSSTTDLFILNLAVADLCFILCCVPFQAAIYTLDAWLFGAFVCKTVHLLIYLTMYASSFTLAAVSLDRYLAVRHPLRSRALRTPRNARAAVGLVWLLAALFSAPYLSYYGTVRYGALELCVPAWEDARRRALDVATFAAGYLLPVAVVSLAYGRTLCFLWAAVGPAGAAAAEARRRATGRAGRAMLAVAALYALCWGPHHALILCFWYGRFAFSPATYACRLASHCLAYANSCLNPLVYSLASRHFRARFRRLWPCGRRRHRHHHRAHRALRRVQPASSGPAGYPGDARPRGWSMEPRGDALRGGGETRLTLSPRGPQ; encoded by the exons ATGGCTGACATCCAGAACATTTCGCTGGACAGCCCAGGGAGCGTAGGGGCTGTGGCAGTGCCTGTGATCTTTGCCCTCATCTTCCTGTTGGGCATGGTGGGCAATGGGCTGGTGTTGGCTGTGCTACTGCAGCCTGGCCCAAGTGCCTGGCAGGAGCCAAGCAGTACCACAGATCTCTTCATCCTCAACTTGGCCGTGGCCGACCTTTGCTTCATCCTGTGCTGCGTGCCCTTCCAGGCAGCCATCTACACACTGGATGCCTGGCTCTTTGGGGCTTTCGTGTGCAAGACGGTACATCTGCTCATCTACCTCACCATGTATGCCAGCAGCTTCACCCTGGCGGCCGTCTCCCTGGACAG GTACCTGGCTGTGCGGCACCCACTGCGCTCCAGAGCCCTGCGCACCCCGCGCAACGCGCGCGCCGCCGTGGGGCTCGTGTGGCTGCTGGCGGCTCTCTTTTCCGCGCCCTACCTAAGCTACTACGGCACGGTGCGCTACGGCGCGCTCGAGCTCTGCGTGCCCGCTTGGGAGGACGCGCGGCGGCGCGCGCTGGACGTGGCCACCTTCGCCGCGGGCTACCTGCTGCCGGTGGCCGTGGTGAGCCTGGCCTACGGACGCACGCTATGTTTCCTATGGGCCGCCGTGGGTCCCGCGGGCGCGGCGGCAGCAGAGGCGCGCAGACGGGCGACCGGCCGGGCGGGACGCGCCATGCTGGCAGTGGCCGCGCTCTACGCGCTTTGCTGGGGCCCGCACCACGCGCTCATCCTCTGCTTCTGGTACGGCCGCTTCGCCTTCAGCCCGGCCACCTACGCCTGTCGCCTGGCCTCGCACTGCCTCGCCTACGCCAACTCCTGCCTTAACCCGCTCGTCTACTCGCTCGCCTCGCGCCACTTCCGCGCGCGCTTCCGCCGCCTGTGGCCCTGCGGCCGtcgccgccaccgccaccaccaccgcgCTCATCGAGCCCTCCGTCGTGTCCAGCCGGCGTCTTCGGGCCCCGCCGGTTATCCCGGCGACGCCAGGCCTCGTGGTTGGAGTATGGAGCCCAGAGGGGATGCTCTGCGTGGTGGTGGAGAGACTAGACTAACCCTGTCCCCCAGGGGACCTCAATAA